GAAGAATTCCGTACCCGTTTCGAGCAGGCGCGCCAGCAGGCCCGCCAGCAGCAGGGCGAGAACTTCGACCCGCGCCAATTCGAAAGCGCCGAGAACAAGCGCGCCGTGCTCGACCAGATGATCGATGAGAAGGTCGTGCGCCTGGCCGGCGAACAGTCCGGCATCGTCATCGGCGACGCCGCCGTGCGCGAAACCATCGCCTCCATCCCGGGCTTCATCGGCCCCGATGGCAAGTTCAACCAGGACCAGTACCGCCTGGCGCTGACCACCGGCAACCCACCGCGCACCCCGGCGCAGTTCGAAACGCTGGTGCGCGAGAGCCTGCAGCAGTCGATCATTCCGCAGGCGCTGCAGGAATCGGGTTTTGTCACCAGCGTGGAGGCCGAGCGGCTGATGAAGCTGCTGGGCGAAACGCGTGACGTGGAAATCGCCGCGCTGCCGGAGCTGCCGGCCGATACGGCAGAAGTGACCGACGCACAGATCAAGCAGTGGTACGACAGCCACCCGAAGGATTTCCGTCAGCCGGAAACCGTGTCGCTGGAGTTCGTGGAAATCAACGCGGCCGCGCTGCCGCCGGCGGCCGCCGCCGATGAAGCCACCCTGCGCAAGCGCTACGCCGACGAGAAGGCGCGCTTCTCCACGCCCGAAGCCCGTCTTGCATCGCACATCCTGATCGCCGCCGATGGCAGCGAACCGGCCAAGCTCAAGGCCGCTGAACAAAAGGCCGCCGCACTGGCAACGCAGGCCAAGGCGCCGGGTGCGGATTTCGCCGCGCTGGCCAAGGCCAACTCGGACGACACCGGCTCCAAGGCCACCGGTGGTGACCTGGGCTGGGTGGAACGCGATTCCATGGTCAAGCCGTTCGAAGACGCGCTGTTTGGCATGAAGGCAGGCGAGGTGAGCGCACCGGTCAAGACCGAGTTCGGCTACCACGTGCTGCAGCTGCGCGAGGTCCGTGGTGGCCAGCAGCGTCCGTTCGAGGAGGTCCGCGACCAGCTCGCCGCCGAACAGCTCAAGGCCGACAACGAAGGCGCGTTCTCCGAACTGAGCGGCCGCCTGGTCGACCAGGTCTACAAGAACCCGACCTCGCTGCAGGGCGCGGCCGATGCGCTGAAGCTGAAGGTGCAGACCCTCGGCCCGTTCACCCGCGACACCGCCAGTGGCATTGCCGCCAACCCGGCAGTGCTGCGCGCGGCGTTCTCCGATGTGCTGGTGCAGGACGGCACCGTGAGCGACCCGATCGCGATCACGCCCGACCACAGCGTGATGATCCGCGTGACCGACCACAGCCCGGAACAGGCATTGCCGCTGGACAAGGCCCGCGACGGCGTGATCGCCGCGATCCGCGCCGACCGCAACCGCCAGGTCTCGGCCAAGGCCGCTGATGCGCTGCTGGCCAAGCTCAACGCCGGGCAGACCCTGCAGGCGCTGGCCGCCGAAGAGAAGCTGCAGCTCAGCCCGCTGCCGGGCCTGCCGCGCACCCAGCCGGTGCCGACCCCGGAGATCAACCGCGCCGTGTTCGCCGCCCCGGCCCCGGCCGAAGGCAAGCCGAGCTATGGCAAGGTCGCCGTGCAGGACCGCTACGTGGTGTTCGCGGTCAACAAGGTGACCCCGCCGAACCTGGCTGATGTCCCGGCCGAGCAGAAGCAGCAGTTCAAGGACCAGCTGGACCAGGTAGACGGCATGGCCTCGGCCAAGGCCTTCATCCAGGCCATGCGCAAGCACTACAAGGTGCAGGTCGAAGAAGCCAACCTGTAAGGGTTGGCTGGCGTCCGCTTACGAAAAAGGCCCGGCAATGCCGGGCCTTTTTTTTGTTGCGCCTTGTCCGCCTCAATCCTCGACGCGCAACACCGCACCGGGCTTGAGCACGCTGCTGCCGCTGAGGTTGTTCAGCGACAGCAGCGCCTTGAGTGGCATCCCGTAGCGCTTGGCAATCGTCCACGCAGACTCGCCGTTGCGTACAGTGTGGCGGCGCGCCTTGGGGCGGTCCGCGCTGGCAACGGCGCGGCTGGCGACCTGGGTCTGCGTACGCGGGCTGACCGTGTCCGACACGGGCGCCTCAGCCTGGGCCAGCATCACCGAAGGGTCCACCGGCGCGTGGGTGGCCGGGGCCAGCACGGTCACCTGGCCGCTGGGGCGGCCCTTGCCGCTGGCCAGGGCCGGATTGAGCCGGGCGATGCGCGCCGGGTCCAGCGAGCGCTGTACGGCCCACTGCTGCACGCTGGTGCCGGCTGGCAGGGTGTGGCCCTTCAGCACCGGCACGGTGCGGTCAAGCGATGCCATCACCGCCGGCGTGGTTTCAGCGTTTTCCAGCACACAGGCCAGCGCGTGCAGCTTCTCCACGTAGGCATAGGTCACCGGCGACAGCCCCGGCAGCTCGGCAGGGCGCGCGTTCTGCGCGTTCATGCCGGCCTTGCGCAGCGACTGCAGCACGCGGTACTCGCCAGCGTTGTAGGCCATGGTGGCCAGGCGCCAGTCGCCGCCGAACATCCCGTGCAGGGTCTTGAGGTAGCGCACTGCGGCCTGGGTGGAATCGGCCGCCGAGAGCCGGCCGTCGTAGCCGCTGGTCATCTGCACGCGGTGGTTCCTGGCGGTGGAGGCGATGAACTGCCACAGGCCAGCCGGGCCGGCCCCATTGCGCGCGTTGGGCCGGTAGCCGCTTTCCACGAACGGAATCAGCGCGAACTCAGTGGGCAGGTTGGCAGCGCGCAGCTCTTCGACCACATAGCCGAACAGCACCAGTGCAT
This is a stretch of genomic DNA from Stenotrophomonas rhizophila. It encodes these proteins:
- a CDS encoding lytic transglycosylase domain-containing protein, producing MSRRWLPLAAGLAIAIAGTAGAQSLSAGMSQNVAGLSQLPLDGTALPPASVRNGQDIFASFRDGLAEPTCDVEATSPRWQKQFAHAPSRLANQDDDALVLFGYVVEELRAANLPTEFALIPFVESGYRPNARNGAGPAGLWQFIASTARNHRVQMTSGYDGRLSAADSTQAAVRYLKTLHGMFGGDWRLATMAYNAGEYRVLQSLRKAGMNAQNARPAELPGLSPVTYAYVEKLHALACVLENAETTPAVMASLDRTVPVLKGHTLPAGTSVQQWAVQRSLDPARIARLNPALASGKGRPSGQVTVLAPATHAPVDPSVMLAQAEAPVSDTVSPRTQTQVASRAVASADRPKARRHTVRNGESAWTIAKRYGMPLKALLSLNNLSGSSVLKPGAVLRVED
- a CDS encoding peptidyl-prolyl cis-trans isomerase, translating into MLQKLRDKTSGWIVTVILGLLMIPFLFVIDSSYLGGVGAQNVAKVAAPPTWWRSAPSWWPMSFLWQHHEISAEEFRTRFEQARQQARQQQGENFDPRQFESAENKRAVLDQMIDEKVVRLAGEQSGIVIGDAAVRETIASIPGFIGPDGKFNQDQYRLALTTGNPPRTPAQFETLVRESLQQSIIPQALQESGFVTSVEAERLMKLLGETRDVEIAALPELPADTAEVTDAQIKQWYDSHPKDFRQPETVSLEFVEINAAALPPAAAADEATLRKRYADEKARFSTPEARLASHILIAADGSEPAKLKAAEQKAAALATQAKAPGADFAALAKANSDDTGSKATGGDLGWVERDSMVKPFEDALFGMKAGEVSAPVKTEFGYHVLQLREVRGGQQRPFEEVRDQLAAEQLKADNEGAFSELSGRLVDQVYKNPTSLQGAADALKLKVQTLGPFTRDTASGIAANPAVLRAAFSDVLVQDGTVSDPIAITPDHSVMIRVTDHSPEQALPLDKARDGVIAAIRADRNRQVSAKAADALLAKLNAGQTLQALAAEEKLQLSPLPGLPRTQPVPTPEINRAVFAAPAPAEGKPSYGKVAVQDRYVVFAVNKVTPPNLADVPAEQKQQFKDQLDQVDGMASAKAFIQAMRKHYKVQVEEANL